In one Phyllostomus discolor isolate MPI-MPIP mPhyDis1 chromosome 8, mPhyDis1.pri.v3, whole genome shotgun sequence genomic region, the following are encoded:
- the NEURL4 gene encoding neuralized-like protein 4 isoform X10, giving the protein MAAGSGGSGGSGGGPGPGPGGGGGPSGSGPGPGSGVSLGSGGELHPRTGRLVSLSACGRTARRQQPGQEFNHGLVLSREPLRDGRVFTVRIDRKVNSWSGSIEIGVTALDPSVLDFPSSATGLKGGSWVVSGCSVLRDGRSVLEEYGQDLDQLGEGDRVGVERTVAGELRLWVNGRDCGVAATGLPARVWAVVDLYGKCTQITVLPPEPGFSPPTPIPTPPLELSAPPEDSALAEQGTSRDEDFASMELSEVVSNAILSAYNGGLLNVNLSSPPAGEGLGSSCAATSPILTSNDALLFHEKCGTLIKLSNNNKTAERRRPLDEFNNGVVMTNRPLRDNEMFEIRIDKLVDKWSGSIEIGVTTHNPNNLEYPATMTNLQSGTIMMSGCGILTNGKGTRREYCEFSLDELQEGDHIGLTRKSNSALHFFINGIDQGVATPLTPPVVYGVVDLYGMAVKVTIVHNNNHSDRLRRNNAILRALSPEGALRRAAPAAQAEPERLLFHPNCGQKAAITHEGRTALRPHATDDFNHGVVLSSRALRDGEVFQVRIDKMVDKWAGSIEIGVTTHNPAYLQLPSTMTNLRSGTWMMTGNGVMHNGTTILDEYGHNLDRLKAGDTVGVVRREDGTLHFFVNGMTQGPAAWNVPPGVYAVVDLYGQAAQATIVDDVEVTPVPEPLPEGNNQMSPSSPSSGACGSDLRFHQLHGNNAVITNGGRTALRHNCRSEFNDAIVISNRALRDGELFEIVIQKMVDRWSGSIEAGVTAIRPEDLEFPNTMTDIDYDTWMLSGTAIMQDGNTMRNNYGCDLDALGTGSRIGMMRTSKGDLHYFINGQDQGAACSGLPPEVYAVVDLYGQCVQVSITNATGPMDNSLATSNTATEKSFPLHSPVAGVAHRFHSTCGKNVTLEEDGTRAVRAAGYAHGLVFSTKELKTEEVFEVKVEELDEKWAGSLRIGLTTLAPGEMGPGAGGGPGLPPSLPELRTKTTWMVSSCEVRRDGLLQRMNYGRNLERLGVGSCVGIRRGTDDSMHVLVDGEDMGPAATGIAKNVWAVLDLYGPVRSVSIVSSTRLEESEGTQPPSPSSDTGSEGDEDDEDEEHGLGGQDQVAIMPTALEFLENHGKNILLSNGNRTATRVASYNQGIVVISQPLVPQLLVQIRIDFLNRQWTSSLVLGVITCPPERLNFPASACALKRAAWLVRGRGVFHNGLKICEKFGPNLDTCPEGTILGLRLDSSGSLHLHVNGMDQGVAVPDVPQPCHALVDLYGQCEQVTIVSPEPGAASLKSAGTQGDMEKADMVDGIKESVCWGPLPTASPLKSCEYHALCSRFQELLLLPEDYFMPPPKRSLCYCESCRKMRGDEAHRRRGEPPREYALPFGWCRFNLRVNPHLEAGTLTKKWHMAYHGSNVAVIRRVLDRGELGAGTASILSCRPLKGEPRGGFEEPGENCAPPREEQPPPVLLSPSIQYAGAETLASKVQFRDPKFQRTHQAQVAFQVCVRPGSYTPGPPSTVLREPPDPHFSPAELEWVTKEKGATLLYALLVRVE; this is encoded by the exons GTCAACTCCTGGAGTGGCTCCATTGAAATTGGGGTGACGGCACTGGACCCCAGTGTGCTGGACTTCCCAAGCAGCGCCACAGGGCTGAAGGGGGGTTCATGGGTAGTGTCGGGCTGCTCGGTGCTGAGGGATGGACGTTCTGTGCTGGAGGAGTATGGTCAGGACCTGGACCAGCTTGGCGAAGGGGACCGTGTGGGCGTGGAGCGCACAGTTGCTGGGGAACTGCGGCTGTGGGTGAATGGGCGAGATTGTGGTGTGGCTGCCACAGGCCTGCCTGCTCGTGTCTGGGCTGTTGTGGACCTTTATGGCAAGTGCACCCAAATCACTGTGCTACCCCCTGAGCCAGGCTTCAGCCCTCCTACTCCCATCCCTACACCTCCCCTTGAGCTCTCCGCTCCCCCTGAAGATTCTGCCTTGGCTGAACAGGGGACCTCTAGGGATGAAG ACTTTGCCAGCATGGAGCTCTCTGAGGTGGTGAGCAATGCCATCCTGTCTGCTTATAATGGGGGGCTCCTAAATGTGAATCTGAGCTCCCCACCAGCAGGGGAAGGACTAGGGTCTAGCTGTGCTGCCACCTCGCCCATCCTTACTTCCAACGACGCCCTGCTCTTCCATGAGAAGTGTGGAACTCTCATCAAACTCAGCAACAACAATAAGACGGCTGAGCGTCGCCGGCCTCTGGATGAGTTCAACAATGGGGTTGTCATGACCAACCGCCCACTCCGGGACAATGAGATGTTTGAG ATCCGGATCGATAAGCTCGTAGATAAGTGGTCAGGCTCCATTGAGATTGGTGTCACTACCCACAACCCCAACAATTTGGAATACCCAGCCACCATGACCAATCTGCAGTCAG GCACCATCATGATGAGCGGCTGCGGAATACTGACCAACGGCAAGGGCACCCGCAGGGAGTACTGTGAATTCAGTCTGGATGAACTGCAG GAGGGTGATCACATTGGTCTCACGAGGAAGTCCAATTCTGCCCTCCACTTCTTCATTAATGGCATTGATCAGG GCGTGGCTACCCCATTGACACCTCCAGTGGTATATGGTGTAGTGGACTTGTATGGGATGGCAGTGAAGGTGACCATCGTCCACAATAACAACCACAGTGACCGTTTACGCCGGAATAATGCCATCTTGCGGGCGCTGTCTCCTGAGGGTGCTCTCCGCcgtgctgctcctgctgcccaggCAGAACCTGAGCGCCTGCTCTTCCATCCCAACTGTGGGCAGAAGGCAGCCATTACCCACGAGGGACGCACTGCTCTGAGGCCCCA TGCCACTGATGACTTCAATCATGGTGTGGTGCTGAGCAGCAGAGCCCTGCGGGATGGAGAGGTATTCCAGGTGCGCATCGACAAGATGGTGGACAAATGGGCTGGCTCCATTGAGATTGGTGTCACTACCCACAATCCTGCCTACCTCCAATTGCCCTCCACCATGACCAACTTGCGTTCTG GGACCTGGATGATGACTGGGAATGGGGTGATGCACAATGGGACAACCATCTTGGATGAATACGGGCACAACCTGGACCGCCTCAAG GCAGGGGACACGGTGGGCGTGGTTCGGCGGGAGGACGGGACTCTCCACTTCTTTGTCAATGGGATGACTCAGGGCCCTGCTGCCTGGAATGTGCCTCCGGGCGTCTATGCTGTTGTGGATCTCTACGGCCAGGCGGCCCAGGCCACCATTGTGGACGACGTGG AGGTGACTCCAGTCCCTGAGCCACTCCCTGAGGGGAACAACCAGATGTCTCCAAGTTCTCCATCATCTGGAGCCTGTGGCTCTGACCTGCGCTTCCACCAGCTGCATGGCAATAATGCAGTCATCACTAATGGGGGCCGCACTGCGCTCCGACACAACTGCCGCAGCGAGTTCAATGATGCCATTGTTATCTCCAACCG GGCCCTGCGGGATGGAGAGCTGTTTGAAATTGTCATTCAGAAGATGGTGGATCGCTGGTCAGGCTCTATTGAGGCTG GAGTGACTGCCATTCGGCCAGAGGACCTTGAATTCCCCAACACTATGACAGACATTGACTACGATACTTGGATGCTAAG TGGCACAGCTATCATGCAAGATGGTAATACAATGCGCAACAACTATGGGTGTGACCTTGACGCACTGGGCACTGGTTCACGCATCGGCATGATGCGAACCTCCAAGGGCGATCTGCACTACTTCATCAATGGCCAGGACCAAGGCGCTGCCTGCTCAGGCTTACCTCCGG AGGTGTATGCGGTAGTGGATCTCTATGGCCAGTGtgtccaagtgtccatcaccAATGCTACTGGCCCCATGGACAACAGCCTGGCAACCAGCAACACTGCTACTGAGAAGTCATTCCCCCTGCACTCCCCAG tggctggcgTGGCTCACCGATTCCACAGTACTTGTGGCAAGAATGTCACTCTGGAGGAGGATGGCACAAGGGCGGTGCGTGCTGCTGGCTATGCTCATGGCCTTGTCTTTAGCACCAAGGAGCTCAAGACTGAGGAAGTCTTTGAG GTGAAAGTGGAAGAACTGGATGAGAAGTGGGCAGGTTCCCTCCGGATAGGGCTGACCACACTAGCGCCAGGGGAGATGGGGCCTGGAGCAGGTGGTGGCcctggcctgcctccctccctgccagaaCTCCGGACTAAGACCACCTGGATGGTGTCCAGCTGTGAAGTGAGGCGAGACGGGCTGCTCCAGAGGATGAACTATGGCCGGAACCTAGAGAGGCTGGGG GTCGGGAGCTGTGTGGGCATTCGGCGGGGGACAGATGACTCGATGCATGTCCTGGTAGATGGAGAGGATATGGGGCCAGCAGCTACTGGCATTGCCAAG AATGTGTGGGCAGTGTTGGATCTATACGGGCCAGTGCGGAGTGTGTCTATTGTCAGCTCCACAAGGCTAGAGGAGTCAGAAGGCACACAGCCTCCTTCCCCCAGCTCCGACACCGGAAGTGAGGGCGATGAGGACGATGAGGACGAGGAGCATGGCCTGGGA GGCCAGGATCAGGTGGCCATTATGCCTACAGCCCTCGAGTTCCTGGAAAACCATGGGAAGAATATCCTCCTATCCAATGGGAACCGTACAGCTACACGGGTGGCCAGCTACAATCAGGGCATCGTTGTCATCAGCCAGCCCCTGGTGCCCCAGCTGCTGGTCCAG ATACGGATAGACTTCCTAAACCGGCAGTGGACATCTTCCCTTGTTCTGGGAGTCATCACCTGCCCACCTGAGAGACTCAACTTCCCTGCTTCTGCCTGTGCCCTTAAACGGGCAGCCTGGCTGGTGCGGGGCCGTGGGGTCTTCCACAATGGCCTCAAG ATCTGTGAGAAGTTTGGGCCAAATCTGGACACGTGTCCTGAAGGCACCATCCTGGGACTTCGGCTAGACAGCTCTGGGAGTCTGCATCTCCATGTCAATGGGATGGACCAGGGGGTGGCTGTGCCAGATGTCCCTCAGCCTTGCCATGCACTCGTGGACCTCTATGGGCAATGTGAGCAG GTGACAATTGTGAGTCCTGAACCAGGAGCTGCCAGTTTGAAGAGTGCTGGAACCCAAGGGGACATGGAGAAAGCTGACATGGTGGATG GGATCAAGGAGAGTGTATGCTGGGGTCCACTGCCCACTGCCAGCCCTCTCAAGAGCTGCGAGTACCATGCCCTTTGTTCCCGTTTCCAAGAACTGTTGCTGCTTCCTG AGGATTATTTTATGCCTCCACCAAAGCGTAGCCTGTGCTATTGTGAGTCTTGCCGGAAGATGCGAGGGGATGAGGCCCACAGGCGCCGTGGCGAACCTCCCAGGGAATACGCCCTACCCTTTGGCTGGTGCAGGTTCAACCTCAG GGTGAATCCTCACCTGGAGGCTGGGACACTAACCAAGAAGTGGCACATGGCATATCACGGCAGCAATGTGGCAGTCATCCGAAGGGTGCTGGACCGCGGGGAGTTGGGAGCAG GCACTGCCTCCATCCTGAGCTGTCGGCCCTTGAAGGGAGAGCCTAGGGGAGGATTTGAGGAGCCAGGCGAGAACTGCGCACCTCCTCGGGAGGAGCAGCCCCCTCCAGTTctgctttctccctccatccaATATGCTGGGGCCGAGACCCTGGCATCCAAAGTGCA ATTCCGGGACCCCAAATTCCAGCGGACACACCAAGCCCAGGTGGCTTTCCAGGTGTGTGTGCGTCCTGGCTCCTACACTCCTGGCCCTCCTTCTACTGTCCTCAGAGAACCTCCTGATCCTCACTTCAGCCCAGCTGAACTTGAGTGGGTAACCAAGGAGAAAGGGGCCACACTCCTCTATGCCCTGCTGGTACGGGTGGAATGA
- the NEURL4 gene encoding neuralized-like protein 4 isoform X4, with translation MAAGSGGSGGSGGGPGPGPGGGGGPSGSGPGPGSGVSLGSGGELHPRTGRLVSLSACGRTARRQQPGQEFNHGLVLSREPLRDGRVFTVRIDRKVNSWSGSIEIGVTALDPSVLDFPSSATGLKGGSWVVSGCSVLRDGRSVLEEYGQDLDQLGEGDRVGVERTVAGELRLWVNGRDCGVAATGLPARVWAVVDLYGKCTQITVLPPEPGFSPPTPIPTPPLELSAPPEDSALAEQGTSRDEAFMVPPAQARPETFPNSLESHNDFASMELSEVVSNAILSAYNGGLLNVNLSSPPAGEGLGSSCAATSPILTSNDALLFHEKCGTLIKLSNNNKTAERRRPLDEFNNGVVMTNRPLRDNEMFEIRIDKLVDKWSGSIEIGVTTHNPNNLEYPATMTNLQSGTIMMSGCGILTNGKGTRREYCEFSLDELQEGDHIGLTRKSNSALHFFINGIDQGVATPLTPPVVYGVVDLYGMAVKVTIVHNNNHSDRLRRNNAILRALSPEGALRRAAPAAQAEPERLLFHPNCGQKAAITHEGRTALRPHATDDFNHGVVLSSRALRDGEVFQVRIDKMVDKWAGSIEIGVTTHNPAYLQLPSTMTNLRSGTWMMTGNGVMHNGTTILDEYGHNLDRLKPPFFQGRGHGGRGSAGGRDSPLLCQWDDSGPCCLECASGRLCCCGSLRPGGPGHHCGRQVTPVPEPLPEGNNQMSPSSPSSGACGSDLRFHQLHGNNAVITNGGRTALRHNCRSEFNDAIVISNRALRDGELFEIVIQKMVDRWSGSIEAGVTAIRPEDLEFPNTMTDIDYDTWMLSGTAIMQDGNTMRNNYGCDLDALGTGSRIGMMRTSKGDLHYFINGQDQGAACSGLPPGKEVYAVVDLYGQCVQVSITNATGPMDNSLATSNTATEKSFPLHSPVAGVAHRFHSTCGKNVTLEEDGTRAVRAAGYAHGLVFSTKELKTEEVFEVKVEELDEKWAGSLRIGLTTLAPGEMGPGAGGGPGLPPSLPELRTKTTWMVSSCEVRRDGLLQRMNYGRNLERLGVGSCVGIRRGTDDSMHVLVDGEDMGPAATGIAKNVWAVLDLYGPVRSVSIVSSTRLEESEGTQPPSPSSDTGSEGDEDDEDEEHGLGGQDQVAIMPTALEFLENHGKNILLSNGNRTATRVASYNQGIVVISQPLVPQLLVQIRIDFLNRQWTSSLVLGVITCPPERLNFPASACALKRAAWLVRGRGVFHNGLKICEKFGPNLDTCPEGTILGLRLDSSGSLHLHVNGMDQGVAVPDVPQPCHALVDLYGQCEQVTIVSPEPGAASLKSAGTQGDMEKADMVDGIKESVCWGPLPTASPLKSCEYHALCSRFQELLLLPEDYFMPPPKRSLCYCESCRKMRGDEAHRRRGEPPREYALPFGWCRFNLRVNPHLEAGTLTKKWHMAYHGSNVAVIRRVLDRGELGAGTASILSCRPLKGEPRGGFEEPGENCAPPREEQPPPVLLSPSIQYAGAETLASKVQFRDPKFQRTHQAQVAFQVCVRPGSYTPGPPSTVLREPPDPHFSPAELEWVTKEKGATLLYALLVRVE, from the exons GTCAACTCCTGGAGTGGCTCCATTGAAATTGGGGTGACGGCACTGGACCCCAGTGTGCTGGACTTCCCAAGCAGCGCCACAGGGCTGAAGGGGGGTTCATGGGTAGTGTCGGGCTGCTCGGTGCTGAGGGATGGACGTTCTGTGCTGGAGGAGTATGGTCAGGACCTGGACCAGCTTGGCGAAGGGGACCGTGTGGGCGTGGAGCGCACAGTTGCTGGGGAACTGCGGCTGTGGGTGAATGGGCGAGATTGTGGTGTGGCTGCCACAGGCCTGCCTGCTCGTGTCTGGGCTGTTGTGGACCTTTATGGCAAGTGCACCCAAATCACTGTGCTACCCCCTGAGCCAGGCTTCAGCCCTCCTACTCCCATCCCTACACCTCCCCTTGAGCTCTCCGCTCCCCCTGAAGATTCTGCCTTGGCTGAACAGGGGACCTCTAGGGATGAAG cctTCATGGTGCCCCCAGCACAGGCCCGGCCGGAGACGTTTCCTAACAGCCTTGAGTCGCATAATG ACTTTGCCAGCATGGAGCTCTCTGAGGTGGTGAGCAATGCCATCCTGTCTGCTTATAATGGGGGGCTCCTAAATGTGAATCTGAGCTCCCCACCAGCAGGGGAAGGACTAGGGTCTAGCTGTGCTGCCACCTCGCCCATCCTTACTTCCAACGACGCCCTGCTCTTCCATGAGAAGTGTGGAACTCTCATCAAACTCAGCAACAACAATAAGACGGCTGAGCGTCGCCGGCCTCTGGATGAGTTCAACAATGGGGTTGTCATGACCAACCGCCCACTCCGGGACAATGAGATGTTTGAG ATCCGGATCGATAAGCTCGTAGATAAGTGGTCAGGCTCCATTGAGATTGGTGTCACTACCCACAACCCCAACAATTTGGAATACCCAGCCACCATGACCAATCTGCAGTCAG GCACCATCATGATGAGCGGCTGCGGAATACTGACCAACGGCAAGGGCACCCGCAGGGAGTACTGTGAATTCAGTCTGGATGAACTGCAG GAGGGTGATCACATTGGTCTCACGAGGAAGTCCAATTCTGCCCTCCACTTCTTCATTAATGGCATTGATCAGG GCGTGGCTACCCCATTGACACCTCCAGTGGTATATGGTGTAGTGGACTTGTATGGGATGGCAGTGAAGGTGACCATCGTCCACAATAACAACCACAGTGACCGTTTACGCCGGAATAATGCCATCTTGCGGGCGCTGTCTCCTGAGGGTGCTCTCCGCcgtgctgctcctgctgcccaggCAGAACCTGAGCGCCTGCTCTTCCATCCCAACTGTGGGCAGAAGGCAGCCATTACCCACGAGGGACGCACTGCTCTGAGGCCCCA TGCCACTGATGACTTCAATCATGGTGTGGTGCTGAGCAGCAGAGCCCTGCGGGATGGAGAGGTATTCCAGGTGCGCATCGACAAGATGGTGGACAAATGGGCTGGCTCCATTGAGATTGGTGTCACTACCCACAATCCTGCCTACCTCCAATTGCCCTCCACCATGACCAACTTGCGTTCTG GGACCTGGATGATGACTGGGAATGGGGTGATGCACAATGGGACAACCATCTTGGATGAATACGGGCACAACCTGGACCGCCTCAAG CCCCCCTTCTTCCAAGGCAGGGGACACGGTGGGCGTGGTTCGGCGGGAGGACGGGACTCTCCACTTCTTTGTCAATGGGATGACTCAGGGCCCTGCTGCCTGGAATGTGCCTCCGGGCGTCTATGCTGTTGTGGATCTCTACGGCCAGGCGGCCCAGGCCACCATTGTGGACGAC AGGTGACTCCAGTCCCTGAGCCACTCCCTGAGGGGAACAACCAGATGTCTCCAAGTTCTCCATCATCTGGAGCCTGTGGCTCTGACCTGCGCTTCCACCAGCTGCATGGCAATAATGCAGTCATCACTAATGGGGGCCGCACTGCGCTCCGACACAACTGCCGCAGCGAGTTCAATGATGCCATTGTTATCTCCAACCG GGCCCTGCGGGATGGAGAGCTGTTTGAAATTGTCATTCAGAAGATGGTGGATCGCTGGTCAGGCTCTATTGAGGCTG GAGTGACTGCCATTCGGCCAGAGGACCTTGAATTCCCCAACACTATGACAGACATTGACTACGATACTTGGATGCTAAG TGGCACAGCTATCATGCAAGATGGTAATACAATGCGCAACAACTATGGGTGTGACCTTGACGCACTGGGCACTGGTTCACGCATCGGCATGATGCGAACCTCCAAGGGCGATCTGCACTACTTCATCAATGGCCAGGACCAAGGCGCTGCCTGCTCAGGCTTACCTCCGGGTAAAG AGGTGTATGCGGTAGTGGATCTCTATGGCCAGTGtgtccaagtgtccatcaccAATGCTACTGGCCCCATGGACAACAGCCTGGCAACCAGCAACACTGCTACTGAGAAGTCATTCCCCCTGCACTCCCCAG tggctggcgTGGCTCACCGATTCCACAGTACTTGTGGCAAGAATGTCACTCTGGAGGAGGATGGCACAAGGGCGGTGCGTGCTGCTGGCTATGCTCATGGCCTTGTCTTTAGCACCAAGGAGCTCAAGACTGAGGAAGTCTTTGAG GTGAAAGTGGAAGAACTGGATGAGAAGTGGGCAGGTTCCCTCCGGATAGGGCTGACCACACTAGCGCCAGGGGAGATGGGGCCTGGAGCAGGTGGTGGCcctggcctgcctccctccctgccagaaCTCCGGACTAAGACCACCTGGATGGTGTCCAGCTGTGAAGTGAGGCGAGACGGGCTGCTCCAGAGGATGAACTATGGCCGGAACCTAGAGAGGCTGGGG GTCGGGAGCTGTGTGGGCATTCGGCGGGGGACAGATGACTCGATGCATGTCCTGGTAGATGGAGAGGATATGGGGCCAGCAGCTACTGGCATTGCCAAG AATGTGTGGGCAGTGTTGGATCTATACGGGCCAGTGCGGAGTGTGTCTATTGTCAGCTCCACAAGGCTAGAGGAGTCAGAAGGCACACAGCCTCCTTCCCCCAGCTCCGACACCGGAAGTGAGGGCGATGAGGACGATGAGGACGAGGAGCATGGCCTGGGA GGCCAGGATCAGGTGGCCATTATGCCTACAGCCCTCGAGTTCCTGGAAAACCATGGGAAGAATATCCTCCTATCCAATGGGAACCGTACAGCTACACGGGTGGCCAGCTACAATCAGGGCATCGTTGTCATCAGCCAGCCCCTGGTGCCCCAGCTGCTGGTCCAG ATACGGATAGACTTCCTAAACCGGCAGTGGACATCTTCCCTTGTTCTGGGAGTCATCACCTGCCCACCTGAGAGACTCAACTTCCCTGCTTCTGCCTGTGCCCTTAAACGGGCAGCCTGGCTGGTGCGGGGCCGTGGGGTCTTCCACAATGGCCTCAAG ATCTGTGAGAAGTTTGGGCCAAATCTGGACACGTGTCCTGAAGGCACCATCCTGGGACTTCGGCTAGACAGCTCTGGGAGTCTGCATCTCCATGTCAATGGGATGGACCAGGGGGTGGCTGTGCCAGATGTCCCTCAGCCTTGCCATGCACTCGTGGACCTCTATGGGCAATGTGAGCAG GTGACAATTGTGAGTCCTGAACCAGGAGCTGCCAGTTTGAAGAGTGCTGGAACCCAAGGGGACATGGAGAAAGCTGACATGGTGGATG GGATCAAGGAGAGTGTATGCTGGGGTCCACTGCCCACTGCCAGCCCTCTCAAGAGCTGCGAGTACCATGCCCTTTGTTCCCGTTTCCAAGAACTGTTGCTGCTTCCTG AGGATTATTTTATGCCTCCACCAAAGCGTAGCCTGTGCTATTGTGAGTCTTGCCGGAAGATGCGAGGGGATGAGGCCCACAGGCGCCGTGGCGAACCTCCCAGGGAATACGCCCTACCCTTTGGCTGGTGCAGGTTCAACCTCAG GGTGAATCCTCACCTGGAGGCTGGGACACTAACCAAGAAGTGGCACATGGCATATCACGGCAGCAATGTGGCAGTCATCCGAAGGGTGCTGGACCGCGGGGAGTTGGGAGCAG GCACTGCCTCCATCCTGAGCTGTCGGCCCTTGAAGGGAGAGCCTAGGGGAGGATTTGAGGAGCCAGGCGAGAACTGCGCACCTCCTCGGGAGGAGCAGCCCCCTCCAGTTctgctttctccctccatccaATATGCTGGGGCCGAGACCCTGGCATCCAAAGTGCA ATTCCGGGACCCCAAATTCCAGCGGACACACCAAGCCCAGGTGGCTTTCCAGGTGTGTGTGCGTCCTGGCTCCTACACTCCTGGCCCTCCTTCTACTGTCCTCAGAGAACCTCCTGATCCTCACTTCAGCCCAGCTGAACTTGAGTGGGTAACCAAGGAGAAAGGGGCCACACTCCTCTATGCCCTGCTGGTACGGGTGGAATGA